One genomic window of Erinaceus europaeus chromosome 19, mEriEur2.1, whole genome shotgun sequence includes the following:
- the LOC103128303 gene encoding tripartite motif-containing protein 75-like, which translates to MSEEHCTANRKLAKTIEITQLINIGNKEVNQQEENLCERHNQVLGLFCEEDLEMFCSDCVQPHDQQGHYVWFLEEAASYYRDKVNSSTTLLMEHLGKSELVEKRQDIVFQEVRDQRSQHKSKVTSGSEHLNELVDREQRTAFCRLAQERRTIWREQTRISLTSKTTSPPSNALFQEALERSVMSDMNILSEVKRIHHRCASLQVPTVCSFQLWREGYCFPPQDSALEKIQQKFKAEVTLDPHTADPHLCVSKDKRSVTLRKRRSKVLQRQQPIPFDLQVLGSQEFLAGRHYWEFPI; encoded by the coding sequence ATGTCAGAAGAACACTGTACTGCCAACAGGAAGCTGGCCAAGACAATTGAGATCACTCAGCTCATCAACATTGGGAACAAGGAGGTGAATCAACAAGAGGAGAACCTGTGTGAGAGGCACAACCAGGTGCTGGGTCTCTTCTGTGAGGAGGACCTGGAGATGTTCTGTTCTGACTGTGTTCAGCCCCATGACCAACAGGGACACTATGTGTGGTTTCTGGAGGAGGCTGCTTCCTATTACAGAGACAAGGTCAACAGTTCCACCACACTCTTAATGGAGCACTTAGGGAAATCCGAGTTAGTGGAAAAGAGACAAGACATAGTATTCCAGGAAGTGAGAGACCAAAGGAGTCAACACAAGTCAAAGGTGACCTCTGGCTCAGAGCACTTGAATGAACTTGTGGACAGAGAGCAAAGGACAGCTTTCTGCAGACTAGCTCAAGAAAGAAGGACAATTTGGAGAGAACAGACGAGAATATCACTAACTTCAAAGACCACATCCCCACCATCTAATGCTCTGTTCCAGGAAGCATTAGAGAGGAGTGTGATGTCAGACATGAACATTCTGAGTGAGGTCAAGAGGATTCATCACAGGTGTGCGAGCCTGCAGGTCCCAACTGTGTGCTCCTTCCAGCTATGGAGGGAGGGTTATTGTTTTCCTCCACAGGATTCAGCTCTGGAGAAGATTCAACAGAAATTCAAAGCTGAAGTGACTCTGGATCCACATACCGCAGATCCTCATCTGTGTGTGTCCAAGGACAAGCGATCTGTGAcactgaggaagagaagaagtaaagtTCTCCAGAGACAGCAGCCTATTCCCTTTGATCTTCAAGTCCTGGGCTCTCAAGAATTCCTTGCTGGCCGCCATTACTGggagtttcccatttaa